The Zavarzinella sp. sequence GATCACTGGTAAAGAGTTGGCCGCCGACATGCATGGTGCAGTGATGCGCAGAGACATGGTTGGCGATTGCTATATCATTCAGGCAGAAGTTCAACTCAATGGTACAAAAGCAATTTCCTTCAGCTTCAATTATGCCAAGGGGCATTTAGGCCGAGTGCGACTCACACCCAAAGGGGTTGTATTGAGCAAAGACGATCAGGATGGTAAGAAAGGGCCAGATAAGGCAGAAGTTATTGGTAAGTTGGACTTTGCATTCCAACAAGAAACCTGGTATACCGTGATGATTGAAGTCCACAAAAAGGAAATGATAGTTCAATTATCAGATAAAGTGGTTTACGGTAGCCACGAAAAACTCGATCAGAAAACTGCAAACTTTGGTCTCACGGTAGCAGGGGAATCGGCGAAATATCGCAATTTGAAAGTATGGCAGGCAGAAATCGACCCCACGTGGGAGAAAAAACGAGCGAAATTCCAAAAATAGTTGTAGCTTATGAGAGCATTTTCATTTCAAGCGTTTCGCCCACCAGGTAATTTACACCTCATCGTGCGGCAAATTGTTGAAGGCTATCTGACTGGATTGCACCGCAGCCCATTCAAGGGTTATTCGATTGAGTTTGCAGAGCACCGCCCATACACACCTGGCGATGAAATCAGGCACATCGATTGGCGGGCATTTGGCAAAACGGATAAATACTACATAAAAGAATTTGAAGAAGAAACCAACTTAAATTGCCATTTGATTATCGATATTTCGAAAAGCATGGCCTATCGCGGTAAGGGACAGTCGCTTGCAAAGATCGATTTTGCGAGAAGGCTGGTAGCAATCCTGGCATATATGTTTCTCAAACAGACGGATGCGGTGGGGTTGCTGGCAGTCAGTTCGGAAGTCAAAGAAAATTTACCCCCAGCCACCACGGTGAAGCATTTGTTGCGAATGTTTCAACTACTGGAAAATGTCGCACCAGCAGGCACGACAGAATTAAGTCAATGCATTCAGACAGTTGCCTGCCAATATTTGAAACGCAGAAGTCTGGTAGTCATCTGTTCAGACTTTTTTGGCGATCTCGATCTGTTAACACAATCGTTAAAGTACCTGCGACATCGCAATCACGAAGTAATCTTGTGCCAGATACTTGATCCTGATGAGATTCACTTCCCATTTACTCGAGTCGCACAATTTCGCAATATGGAAACCCCCGATCAAATGGTGAAAGTCTCTCCCAAGCAGTTTCGAGATGAATACCTCAAAAACTTTGCCACATTCTGCAATCGATTACAAAAAGAAGCCAATCAGTTACGCATGGATTGCTGGCAGTTTTCAACCGATATTGATATGGGTACTGCTCTGGGAAATGTGATAAACATGCGTTTAAGGATGTTAAAAGGTGCAAAAAATTAATCCTTTTTTCTAATTTCGCATTATAATATATGTGTTATTTACCTACCTGAACCGGAATGCAATATGATTCATTCTCGTCGTGCGTTTTTGCAGCAACTTGGCCTGAGTTCAGCATCCCTCCCTTTTATTCTAAACCTACCAAGCTTGGGATTTGCCAATCAGTCTGCCAGGAAGCAACGATTGGTCGTGGTATTCAGTCCGAACGGTATCGTTCCCAACCAGTACTGGCCAGATGCAGAAGGTCCCATTGGTGACTTCAAAGAAATTCTGAAGCCATTGACACCCTTCAAGAACCAGACGCTGGTGCTGCAAGGTATCAGTGACAAAATACGTGGGGATGGCGACGGCCACATGCGTGGTATTGGCTGCCTTTTGACCGGCATCGAATTGTTCCCTGGAAATATCCAGGGCGGGTCTGATACGCCTGCTGGCTGGTCAACTGGCATTTCGATCGATCAGGAATTGAAAAATTACCTGCAGGCAAATCCCGCAACCCGTACACGTTTTGGCTCATTAGAACTGGGTGTGCTTGTGCCGGATCGTGCTGATACCTGGACGCGGATGTCTTACGCAGGTCCCAATAAACCCAACACGCCGATTGACGACCCTTACCAACTGTTCAATCGCCTTTATGGCAATATGAAGTCGAAAGAAGCGTTGGGCAGTGTGCTCGATGAGATTCAGGCGGATCTGAAAAAATTGTCTGGCAAATTAAGTGCAGAAGACAAAAAGTTGCTAGATGAACATGCCACTTTTGTTCGGGATATGGAACAGGAGTTGGCGTTGGGTAGCCAGAAAGCACTCACTCACCCTGTGCCACAATTGGACGCTGGTGTACGGGATGACAACGATAACCTGCCCAAACTCAGCAAAATGCAGATTGATCTGCTGGTAAACTCGTTTGCGAATGACTTCAGCCGAATTGCCACCTACCAGATCACCAATTCGGTGGGTGGGGCACGCATGACCTGGCTGGGTGTGAAAGAAGGCCACCATGCACTTTCGCACGAACCTGACAGCAATACCGATGCCCAGACCAAGTTGGTGAAAATTAATCGCTGGTATTGCGAACAAGTGGCATATCTTGCGAAGAGATTGTCTGAAACACCTGAACCAGGCAGCTCTGGCAGCATGCTTGATCATACCACGATCATCTGGACAAATGAGCTGGGTAAAGGGAACTCCCACACGATGAACAACATCCCGTTCATCCTTGTCGGAGGCGGTTTGGGCTTTAAGATGGGGCGGACAATTAAGTATCGCAATATCGCCCACAATCGGTTGTTGATGTCCCTGGCACATGCGTATGGGCACCATGTCAAGCAGTTTGGCAACCCCGATCACTGCAAAGAAGGTCCACTTCTGCTGTCGTAATTCTGCATTTCACTGAGAATCAACACGCGTCAGCGGCACATGTTTGAAAGTTGAATCCCATCTAAGATTTTAAGAGCAGAACGTTATTTAGTGCTCTGCCTTTATTTCGGTGGTGGGGTCTTTAACGTTTGCAAATACGCTACCAGATCACGTAGTTCGCGTTTCGTCAGTTTTTGAATGATGTCTTCCGGCATTGCAGATTTCGTTGGACGAGAGCTTTCGACGTTCTCTTTATCAATGACAATCATTTTCCCTTCAGGCGTGATCAGATTGATTTCCCCTGATTTTTGTGAAGGTCGAAGAATTCCGGAAACACTTTTTCCGTCCAGTGTGGTGATTAAAACAGAATCGTAGCCCTTTGCAATTTGCTTGTTAGGTACTGCGATTGCTTCGAGTAGATATTCCGCATTTTTCTCAACTGCAATTCCATCCAGCACTGGTCCTACTTCACCGCCAATACCACCCACGATGTGACAACGCTGGCACTGCACCGCAGAATTGTTGATGAACAACGCTTTGCCTCGTTCTGCATCCCCACCTGCAAGTGTCTCACGCCAGGCAGACAAATGATCATTTGGATTTCGCTTTTTCTCATATTGAGCCAGTAACTGCTTAACTTCGTTCGATTTACTGCTGCTTGCTGCTTCCAGAATATCGAGATGGAGTTCTGCAGGTTGTTGATTATCTAACAACAGTTTCATTAATGCAGTTTTCGCAGCATCTGCTTCCGGACGATTCCATTTCGTAAGAGTTTTCAGGGCTGCCTGCTTTTCAACGACCGAGTTGGAATGGAAACCATCTTCAATCATTGACTTGGTTCGCTTCTGGTCGAGATCAGCAATGATCGTTCTTGAGGTGGCACGCACAAGAGGCTGGTCAGCTTTCAGTGTTTGATCCAAGGTGACGGCCAACTGTGGGTCTTTCAAGCTGCTCAATGCATTCAACGCTTCCGATCGTTCGACATCCGGCGCCTTTTTGTCCAAAGCAATAGCTGTCAGAAACGGAACAACTTCTTTAATTCCCAACTTGGATGCGGTAGTGGCAGCCTGCTTCCGAATTTCTTCATTTGCACCGAAAAGTTTACCTAACTGCGATTTGATTGCATTCACCGCTGAATCTGCGGGACGACTCGGCAGAGCCTGGGTACTGCCATCGACAAAGTCCCGCCGAGGTGGTTTTGCCCAGTTAGCTAATAACTCCAATGCTGCTTTTCGAAGATATGGTGGCTGGGGGCTGTTAGCTGCAAAATCGACCAGTGCGTTGGCATTCGCGGGTTGACCCAGAATGTAATTTGCATTCAATGCACGATAAATAACCACGGGTGGCAGCGTGGGATTGCTCAGAATTTTCGCAAGTCCTTCCAGATTCGATAGTTTTGGCTCTTCATCGATGATCGCACGTGCTGCCTCAGCCACTACTTTGGAATCCACATCTGTTAAAAATCCTTGAATTGCGGCGGAATTTTGTGCAATTTTCTCATCATCCACACTGGTTCCATTCAATTGCAGAACAGAATTTTTTTTTCGCAATGCAGCCACCACTGCTAGACGAATCGCGGGGTCTGGTTCTGATTTTGCTTTCGCCAGCTCGGTGGTGTCCACCTGACTTGCCAGTGCAATGATCCCACCATGGCGGATGTAGGTGTCCTGATTGTTATTTTTGGCAATCAGATCAAACAGAGCTCGTTTCAAGGCGGCTGAATTTCTGCTATCGGGTGACAGATTCCCTAAGCCGAGGGCTGCATTCAATTGCACTCGGGGGTGGCTGTCTGAAAGAAAATTCATTAATATTTGATGAGATGCAGTGGGGAGTTCACCATATGCCTTGATCGCAGCTGCACGCACCTGGTTGTCTGGTTGTTTTAAGGATTTTTCGAGCAATTCCTGAGCCGCGTTCACATTTTTAGCGATCATCGCAACTGCCCAGAGTGCGTGTACTGCACCCAAAGCCGTGGGTTTTTCATCCAGATACTTTTCAAGATGTGGCAAGGAGCGAAACCCACGTAGAGCAAGTTCGAAGTGGGCCTCCTGGCGCACATCTCGGTGGGGGTGGGATAGCAACTTTATCAGTTTGGCAAATTCCATTTGTTCCAGACCATCTTTCAGGTAGTTCTGGGCTTCCTGAACTGCAGGATTCGACTGTGC is a genomic window containing:
- a CDS encoding DUF58 domain-containing protein, with amino-acid sequence MRAFSFQAFRPPGNLHLIVRQIVEGYLTGLHRSPFKGYSIEFAEHRPYTPGDEIRHIDWRAFGKTDKYYIKEFEEETNLNCHLIIDISKSMAYRGKGQSLAKIDFARRLVAILAYMFLKQTDAVGLLAVSSEVKENLPPATTVKHLLRMFQLLENVAPAGTTELSQCIQTVACQYLKRRSLVVICSDFFGDLDLLTQSLKYLRHRNHEVILCQILDPDEIHFPFTRVAQFRNMETPDQMVKVSPKQFRDEYLKNFATFCNRLQKEANQLRMDCWQFSTDIDMGTALGNVINMRLRMLKGAKN
- a CDS encoding DUF1552 domain-containing protein, with protein sequence MIHSRRAFLQQLGLSSASLPFILNLPSLGFANQSARKQRLVVVFSPNGIVPNQYWPDAEGPIGDFKEILKPLTPFKNQTLVLQGISDKIRGDGDGHMRGIGCLLTGIELFPGNIQGGSDTPAGWSTGISIDQELKNYLQANPATRTRFGSLELGVLVPDRADTWTRMSYAGPNKPNTPIDDPYQLFNRLYGNMKSKEALGSVLDEIQADLKKLSGKLSAEDKKLLDEHATFVRDMEQELALGSQKALTHPVPQLDAGVRDDNDNLPKLSKMQIDLLVNSFANDFSRIATYQITNSVGGARMTWLGVKEGHHALSHEPDSNTDAQTKLVKINRWYCEQVAYLAKRLSETPEPGSSGSMLDHTTIIWTNELGKGNSHTMNNIPFILVGGGLGFKMGRTIKYRNIAHNRLLMSLAHAYGHHVKQFGNPDHCKEGPLLLS
- a CDS encoding HEAT repeat domain-containing protein, which translates into the protein MKRTVKLLPLAFLVGMACIVFANPEPPKSGYQPKLAKASDEAQKNIARFKKSYESLSVSVWAAEPMVTHPVAIAFDEHGRCYVAETFRHSRGTTDNRSHMNWLDDELAARTVEDRVKIYQKDAGKNFLKIYESEKERVRLLQDTNGDGTADRSTVFDDEYGKAADGLGAGVLARKGNVYFTCIPDLWLLEDPKNTGYRTARKSLSSGYGVHTAFIGHDLHGLRIGPDKKLYFTVGDRGLNVTSKEGKRLFNPDSGAVLRCNLDGSDLEIYATGLRNPQELAFDNYGNLITVDNNSDSGDQARLIDLVQGGDSGWRIGYQYGSGMHDSTVKQGNRGPWNYEKLWVPNQADHPAYLLPPRKNFTSGPSGLTYYPGIGLDSKYENHFFLSEFRGGSGNSGVWAFQLKPQGATFELARSEQFLWNTLTTDCEFGPDSNLYVADWSEGWNTSGKGRIYKVSDEKAQSNPAVQEAQNYLKDGLEQMEFAKLIKLLSHPHRDVRQEAHFELALRGFRSLPHLEKYLDEKPTALGAVHALWAVAMIAKNVNAAQELLEKSLKQPDNQVRAAAIKAYGELPTASHQILMNFLSDSHPRVQLNAALGLGNLSPDSRNSAALKRALFDLIAKNNNQDTYIRHGGIIALASQVDTTELAKAKSEPDPAIRLAVVAALRKKNSVLQLNGTSVDDEKIAQNSAAIQGFLTDVDSKVVAEAARAIIDEEPKLSNLEGLAKILSNPTLPPVVIYRALNANYILGQPANANALVDFAANSPQPPYLRKAALELLANWAKPPRRDFVDGSTQALPSRPADSAVNAIKSQLGKLFGANEEIRKQAATTASKLGIKEVVPFLTAIALDKKAPDVERSEALNALSSLKDPQLAVTLDQTLKADQPLVRATSRTIIADLDQKRTKSMIEDGFHSNSVVEKQAALKTLTKWNRPEADAAKTALMKLLLDNQQPAELHLDILEAASSSKSNEVKQLLAQYEKKRNPNDHLSAWRETLAGGDAERGKALFINNSAVQCQRCHIVGGIGGEVGPVLDGIAVEKNAEYLLEAIAVPNKQIAKGYDSVLITTLDGKSVSGILRPSQKSGEINLITPEGKMIVIDKENVESSRPTKSAMPEDIIQKLTKRELRDLVAYLQTLKTPPPK